One Festucalex cinctus isolate MCC-2025b chromosome 1, RoL_Fcin_1.0, whole genome shotgun sequence genomic region harbors:
- the LOC144019426 gene encoding uncharacterized protein LOC144019426 isoform X4 — protein MPRGKAYHRSESNRWKLSERPFDLELRKPRTYARRGTGYRHKVQEWPISTLTGRSHKLVIPAESPDKKFVLLIGDSHLRSIADGYVEMPKGYLDFGVMSTPGANAAELTVEVEHADVPTPDVVCLLAPSNNLTASRTPEEAGVDFYKLLFTVSNRWPNKVFVLDFPPRLNVDVAQQDFFRQEFHRISVRMGIKYLSTVASFPLTKLKLWSKDGVHLSDDHGMNILAQLIWDGANQQLARPASPSTTEGLSRPPSPTFTPKIVVKGKTVVPRGLDPFKWILVGPGGKRKQDEKLERSRGVACKKIKIEEEEEEIVLKECFIPLTPVWFSGEMLEAMNQLVPADLSSRVERRVVPKVVPKGKKEALIAKYGPRVTASKRTLANSQRKLKQSCDVRHKKRKFQHEDVLKECFIPLTRVPLSSATLDAMDEAVPKQSWADVVRYGRRVGASKSLTAQATQSPVVDESLASSSTANEILQEEATQSPVVDESLSSSSTANEALQEEATQSPVVDDSLSSSNTAKEALQEEATQSPVVDDSLSSSSTANEVLQEEATQSPVVDESLSSSSTANEVLQEEATQSPVVDESLASSSTANEALQEELQSKEVSHMQHTPRISPKSIQTKTTGDANKSVRFVLESDITLESLLTDLNTSESHSYTEGSNINPISFGHDRCLNGSFHQGDSRLNHPGKQCMAIAYVGLAKHTISSVFSWCSTDLDEVVVLGDSLYTWLRNNNKISGSNDYLNGDELPKQLVLEGKKIQFENVIIAQGFLSMVNKTKIEEGGGVTLLGGLRTICDEVEACLLTMGCYTSAIICQNGQYAVLDSHARSACGMPDTGGKSVIVYFSRLQDVYGHICNLIKMTCEGQTLFEFSGLRVEQTGSYEKSIEGLEIIVLDSPLLMKSSMSLRTNISKTLKSHDDASFNANVLKSHNSTTLNADVLKSHDATALNTDVQFVGNMPYRNMEISSKIIQRETTIAHTNGSNDNFHPMSLGAPSVSSDGHEETVSQQRKMSLRSSVSKTLKSHDAASLDADIQFVGCVTSKTMQFEPIGKETALAICTRLKLEFEKPDAPESATVGLLGIPCQKEKIVNDGNCFFRAVAQAVSGSQKNHRKIRLAVVKQMESNAVKYKTFLRREYSSVEEYIKKSKMRNVGSWATEVEIQAAADCLGVNIFTYLHDKWLQYSSNSKQGIYLENCNGNHYETVICVHNAQLQSCYGFCKVETSDAKAYNFRWQNIIPASCINLETKTIDTAETIANNYSKYLMEKYKHQKKMKYQDNMLHRQNVRDMSMKAYHQNPEKKKEISMKAYHQNPDKKRKISMKAYHQNPDKKRKISMKAYYQNPDKKRKISMKAYYQNPDKKRKISMKAYYQNPEKKKEISMKAYDQNPEKKKEISMKAYHQNPEKKKEISMKAYHQNPLLKEKKKERSINKYRQNTLHKGKVKEMSIKKYRQNTLHKEKVKEMSIKKYRQNTLHKEKVKEISIKKYRQNAFHKEKVKEMSIKKYRQNAFHKEKVKEMSIKKYRQNALHRQNVKLRSTNKYHNNPEHKKNVKVANKLRMQNFKEKLNQFDFVMENFLDKVKNGPEFVCSVCHRLMFKRQVSYCKRDHYKKMSSAIELIANKCITEEYLHKCNEDCVVPCKVLESARGQLWICFTCNSKIMKGEIPPECVINNLTVQPIPPKLSCLNSLEQHLIALHIPFMKMLALPKGGQNGVHGPVTCVPANIVQTNNLLPRSNMEGSLLPVKLKRKITYKGHYEYQFVDTMRIRQALQYLKQTNVHYKDIHFNEAWINEFCRKQDEVVENVNNTHVGSGEKSAGVEDELLHDRQQHCMFQDTCLMPVDIGQEALDQYFDNVLNLAPAEGNNPVKLLSDHTNEAKCFPVLFPQGQNTYYDSRPYRLTLARYFNNRILHADGRFAQNVEYIFFAQYMVEIEQVMSNVSIALRKGNKGQTCQRLSDDLLNNEESLKTLLQCDEGYRFLKPIRGTPAFWQKVQRDLIACVRQLGVPTWFCSFSSADLRWQTLLYSILKTEGRTQTVEDLEWADKCELLRHNPVAAARYFDFRWHIFLREVIMSDSNPIGKILDYFHRVEFQQRGSPHTHCFFWIFKAPQIDKNTDEEVCEFIDKYVTCELPSDDESLLDTVKSVQEHSKQHTKTCKKKGTDCRFHYPKPASLRTFICRCKTDEHGKTQCKCKEDNTANVAECTCENEGQKHPAPAKEIMKAIKTALSDKNASYNTVEDLFESLGIDQAMFEDAYQCISRNTHVVLKRDVNEVWVNPYNKSLLKCWNANMDIQFVIDAYACIVYIISYISKSEREMGLLLSNAQREAAKEGNISAKDALKNLGSVYLHNREVCAQEAVYRLTNMHLKECSRKVVFVPTGDNQVKMSLPLNVLRQKAASQNLTTEDMWMTSNVDRYQNRPNDLAFNDMCMATFASEYRVLSKNEKSKNRIKLNNDYGFITKRTRTKPAVVRYMRFSETKNPESFYQSMLQLFLPYRVEAQLKPPNCELFEQFYKNGQMMFSDGSRHSVKSVVDLNRSKFEIEANELETVQNMIDSDGVLENAWCELFPEQELERLECEEERKNKDQTVDEHVENIPDLAVSNQKIAHLEKRNNILSRSDGLALIRSLNETQLSVFYQIRQWCLEKVAGKNPDPLHVFITGGAGTGKSHLIKAIQYEATRLLSTLCRLPDNICVLITAPTGIAAYNLHASTIHHTFSIGKDCRLPYTPLGEEKLNSLRANYSDLQLLIIDEISMVDHKMLSYIHGRLRQIKQTGDLYPFGKVSVIAVGDFFQLPPVKGKPLYVDDVGFNLWFDRFRVVELTDIVRQKDHVFAELLNRIRTRSKGSPMLKTDIEALKRCETGEESTALHIFPTNKQVNEYNIQQLIKICPEYIEIGAQDFVLNKKNGKLELKSRHHANANDTCLAEKLLLGKDARVMLCKNVDVTDGLVNGVCGTVTHIVTSPNERFPQKVYVKFDDDQVGAQRRKQSAGSNPSVSMGSTAVEPEEERVTKQGGLRRQFPLKLAWACTIHKVQGITVDKVVVSLKKVFSAGQAYVALSRVTSLPGLVIQDFEDKALYCKDNIKDAIESMPKFLVENMTKPNLNTHTFSVFMMNVQNLPCHVADLVLRTQHLQLNCIAVTETWLPDAFSLETVKIDGYSFHSAPRSLAYSGNNPTLVALQQQQHGGVGMYVEHNTEYHILKLPNVNLECLAYQCVTYNILVAIIYRPPSYPMFLFKENFGKLLDWLDPLSNTIAIMGDFNEDLLKSSTIHKLVTDKGYTQLVTQPTTEKGTLIDHVYVKTTNYDVQSIVLPTYFSDHEGVLCSFTSK, from the exons GAAGAGGCAGGAGTGGATTTCTACAAACTCCTTTTCACTGTCTCAAATCGTTGGCCTAATAAG GTGTTTGTTCTGGACTTTCCTCCGCGTCTTAACGTGGATGTGGCTCAACAGGATTTCTTCCGTCAGGAGTTTCATCGCATCTCAGTGCGAATGG ggatCAAGTACTTGTCTACTGTTGCGTCCTTCCCGTTGACGAAGTTGAAGCTGTGGAGCAAAGATGGT GTCCACTTGAGTGATGATCATGGGATGAACATCCTTGCACAGTTGATTTGGGATGGTGCCAATCag CAACTTGCAAGACCTGCATCACCATCCACCACAGAAGGTCTTTCAAGGCCACCATCACCAACATTTACTCCTAAGATTGTGGTGAAGGGAAAGACTGTGGTTCCGCGTGGACTTGACCCTTTCAAGTGGATTCTTGTTGGACCAGGCGGGAAG AGGAAACAAGATGAGAAACTTGAGCGCTCCCGTGGTGTGGCTTGCAAAAAGATCAAgattgaggaagaggaggaagag ATTGTGCTTAAGGAGTGTTTCATCCCTCTGACCCCAGTTTGGTTCAGTGGTGAAATGTTGGAAGCAATGAATCAGTTAGTTCCTGCAGATCTCTCGAGCCGTGTGGAGCGCAGAGTGGTTCCAAAAGTGGTTCCAAAGGGGAAAAAG gaAGCGTTGATTGCAAAATATGGCCCCAGGGTTACTGCTTCCAAGAGGACACTGGCAAATTCGCAG AGGAAACTTAAGCAGTCCTGCGATGTGCGCCACAAAAAGAGGAAGTTTCAGCACGAG GATGTGCTGAAGGAATGTTTCATCCCTCTGACCAGAGTTCCGCTCAGCAGTGCAACTTTGGATGCGATGGATGAGGCTGTTCCAAAG caatCTTGGGCAGATGTTGTACGATATGGCCGCAGGGTTGGTGCTTCCAAGAGTCTGACGGCACag gcaaCACAAAGCCCAGTGGTGGATGAGAGTCTGGCTTCTTCCAGTACTGCGAATGAGATtctgcaggaggag gcaaCACAAAGCCCAGTGGTCGATGAGAGTCTGTCTTCTTCCAGTACTGCGAATGAGGCtctgcaggaggag gcaaCACAAAGCCCAGTGGTGGATGACAGTCTGTCTTCTTCCAATACTGCGAAAGAGGCtctgcaggaggag gcaaCACAAAGCCCAGTGGTGGATGACAGTCTGTCTTCTTCCAGTACTGCGAATGAGGTtctgcaggaggag gcaaCACAAAGCCCAGTGGTGGATGAGAGTCTGTCTTCTTCCAGTACTGCGAATGAAGTtctgcaggaggag gcaaCACAAAGCCCAGTGGTGGATGAGAGTCTGGCTTCTTCCAGTACTGCGAATGAGGCtctgcaggaggag TTGCAGAGCAAGGAGGTTTCCCACATGCAGCATACGCCCAGGATCAGTCCCAAGAGCATCCAAACTAAGACTACAGGTGACGCTAATAAATCTGTGCGCTTCGTTTTGGAGTCAGATATTACACTTGAATCACTGCTGACTGATTTGAATACATCTGAGAGTCATTCATACACTGAGGGTTCCAACATCAATCCAATTTCCTTTGGTCATGACAGATGTTTGAATGGATCTTTTCATCAGGGAGACAGTCGGTTGAACCATCCGGGCAAGCAGTGTATGGCTATAGCTTATGTGGGTCTAGCAAAGCACACGATTAGCAGTGTGTTTTCATGGTGCTCCACAGATTTAGACGAAGTTGTTGTTTTAGGTGACAGTTTGTACACGTGGTTgcgcaacaacaacaagatcAGCGGGTCTAATGATTATTTAAATGGTGACGAATTACCCAAGCAGCTTGTTCTTGAAGGAAAGAAAATTCagtttgaaaatgtaattataGCACAGGGTTTTCTATCCATGGTAAACAAAACCAAGATTGAGGAGGGTGGAGGTGTCACTCTTTTAGGTGGACTGCGTACGATTTGTGATGAAGTTGAGGCGTGTTTGCTGACAATGGGCTGTTATACATCTGCTATTATTTGTCAAAACGGACAATATGCAGTGTTGGATTCCCACGCCCGCAGCGCCTGTGGAATGCCAGATACTGGCGGTAAAAGTGTCATTGTTTACTTTAGTCGCCTTCAAGATGTTTATGGTCATATATGtaatttgatcaaaatgacctgtgaaggtcaaacattgttCGAGTTTTCAGGTTTGCGTGTTGAACAGACGGGCTCATATGAAAAGTCTATTGAGGGTCTTGAAATAATTGTATTGGATTCTCCTCTATTAATGAAATCAAGTATGTCATTGAGAACTAACATTTCAAAGACACTGAAAAGTCATGATGACGCTTCATTTAATGCAAATGTACTGAAAAGTCATAATTCCACTACACTTAATGCAGATGTACTAAAAAGTCATGATGCCACTGCACTTAATACAGACGTTCAGTTTGTGGGTAATATGCCTTATAGAAACATGGAAATCAGTTCCAAAATTATCCAAAGAGAGACCACTATTGCACACACTAATGGATCCAATGATAATTTCCATCCAATGTCCTTGGGAGCACCAAGTGTTTCTTCAGATGGTCATGAAGAGACTGTATCGCAACAACGTAAGATGTCATTGAGAAGTAGCGTTTCAAAGACATTGAAAAGTCATGATGCCGCTTCTCTCGATGCAGACATTCAGTTTGTGGGTTGTGTGACTTCTAAAACCATGCAGTTTGAGCCTATTGGTAAAGAAACTGCACTAGCAATATGTACACGGCTTAAATTGGAGTTTGAGAAACCGGATGCACCCGAGTCTGCAACTGTTGGTTTATTAGGAATCCCATGCCAAAAAGAGAAAATTGTGAATGATGGGAACTGTTTCTTTCGAGCAGTCGCTCAAGCTGTGAGTGGCTCACAAAAGAACCACAGAAAAATCAGACTAGCGGTTGTTAAACAAATGGAATCTAATGCAGTTaagtataaaacatttttaagacgCGAATACTCTTCAGTGGAagagtatataaaaaaatcaaaaatgcgAAACGTTGGTAGTTGGGCTACTGAAGTAGAGATCCAGGCAGCGGCAGATTGTTTAGGAgttaatatatttacatatttacatgACAAGTGGCTACAATATAGTTCAAACTCAAAACAGGGAATTTATTTGGAAAATTGCAACGGTAATCATTATGAAACAGTTATATGTGTACATAATGCTCAACTGCAGAGCTGTTACGGTTTCTGTAAAGTTGAAACATCCGACGCCAAAGCATACAATTTCCGGTGGCAAAATATAATCCCAGCTTCATGCATAAATTTAGAAACTAAGACAATAGACACTGCTGAGActattgccaataattattccAAGTACTTGATGGAGAAATACAAACatcaaaagaaaatgaaatatcAGGATAACATGTTGCACAGGCAAAATGTTAGGGACATGAGTATGAAGGCATATCAccaaaatccagaaaaaaagaaggaaatcaGTATGAAGGCATATCACCAAAATCCAGACAAAAAGCGGAAAATCAGTATGAAGGCATATCACCAAAATCCAGACAAAAAGCGGAAAATCAGTATGAAGGCATATTACCAAAATCCAGACAAAAAGCGGAAAATCAGTATGAAGGCATATTACCAAAATCCAGACAAAAAGCGGAAAATCAGTATGAAGGCATATTAccaaaatccagaaaaaaagaaggaaatcaGTATGAAGGCATATGAccaaaatccagaaaaaaagaaggaaatcaGTATGAAGGCATATCAccaaaatccagaaaaaaagaaggaaatcaGTATGAAGGCATATCACCAAAATCCTTtgcttaaagaaaaaaagaaagaaaggagcaTAAATAAATATCGCCAAAACACATTACATAAAggaaaagtgaaagaaatgagcATAAAGAAATATCGCCAAAACACATTACataaagaaaaagtgaaagaaatgagcATAAAGAAATATCGCCAAAACACATTACataaagaaaaagtgaaagaaataaGCATAAAGAAATATCGCCAAAACGCATTCCataaagaaaaagtgaaagaaatgagcATAAAGAAATATCGCCAAAACGCATTCCataaagaaaaagtgaaagaaatgagcATAAAGAAATATCGCCAAAACGCATTGCACAGGCAAAATGTCAAACTCAGAAGTACAAACAAATACCATAATAATCCTGAACAcaagaaaaatgtaaaagtaGCCAACAAATTGAGGATGcaaaattttaaagaaaagttAAATCAGTTTGATTTCGTGATGGAAAATTTTCTTGATAAAGTTAAAAATGGGCCAGAATTTGTGTGTAGTGTCTGCCATAGATTGATGTTTAAACGTCAGGTTTCATACTGTAAAAGGGATCATTATAAAAAAATGAGTAGCGCAATAGAGTTAATAGCAAACAAATGCATAACTGAAGAATATTTACACAAATGTAATGAGGACTGTGTAGTGCCATGCAAAGTGTTAGAGTCAGCTAGAGGGCAGCTTTGGATTTGCTTCACATGTAATAGTAAGATTATGAAAGGTGAAATACCTCCTGAATGCGTAATTAACAACTTGACAGTTCAACCAATTCCACCCAAATTATCATGTTTGAATAGCTTGGAACAACATTTGATTGCTTTACATATACCATTTATGAAAATGCTAGCATTACCTAAAGGCGGGCAAAATGGAGTACATGGACCAGTGACATGTGTTCCAGCAAATATTGTGCAAACAAACAACTTACTGCCTCGTTCTAATATGGAAGGGTCTTTATTGCCTGTAAAACTGAAGCGTAAGATAACATATAAAGGTCATTATGAATATCAATTTGTTGACACGATGCGCATACGACAGGcgttacagtatttaaaacaaacaaatgttcatTATAAAGATATACATTTTAATGAAGCCTGGATAAATGAGTTTTGTAGAAAACAGGACGAAGTTGTTGAAAATGTCAATAATACTCACGTTGGAAGTGGCGAAAAATCTGCAGGTGTTGAAGACGAGCTTTTGCATGATAGACAGCAACATTGTATGTTCCAAGACACCTGTCTAatgcctgttgatattggtcaggaAGCGCTCGATCAGTACTTTGACAATGTATTGAATTTGGCACCAGCAGAAGGGAATAATCCAGTTAAACTTCTTTCTGACCATACAAATGAAGCCAAATGCTTCCCAGTGCTATTTCCACAAGGGCAAAATACATACTATGATAGTAGACCATATCGACTTACACTGGCGCGTTACTTCAATAACAGAATTTTACATGCTGATGGTAGGTTTgcacaaaatgttgaatatatCTTTTTTGCCCAGTACATGGTTGAGATTGAACAGGTTATGTCTAATGTCTCCATAGCATTGCGCAAAGGAAACAAAGGTCAAACATGTCAAAGGCTGAGCGATGATCTGTTGAACAATGAAGAATCTTTGAAAACGTTATTGCAGTGTGATGAAGGTTATCGTTTCCTTAAACCTATAAGAGGTACCCCTGCTTTTTGGCAGAAAGTACAACGAGACCTGATTGCCTGTGTTCGTCAgcttggtgttcctacctggttttgttcattttcttcaGCTGATCTGCGATGGCAAACCCTtctctacagtattttgaaaacCGAAGGTAGAACACAGACAGTGGAAGACTTGGAATGGGCAGACAAATGTGAACTTCTGCGTCACAATCCTGTTGCTGCAGCAAGATATTTTGATTTTCGGTGGCATATCTTTTTGCGAGAGGTGATTATGTCAGATTCAAATCCAATTGGTAAAATCCTGGATTACTTTCATAGGGTGGAATTTCAACAACGTGGTTCACCTCATACTCATTGCTTTTTTTGGATTTTCAAAGCTCCACAGattgacaaaaacacagatgaagAAGTCTGTGAATTTATAGACAAATATGTAACGTGTGAATTACCTTCAGATGATGAGTCATTGTTAGACACAGTCAAATCTGTGCAGGAGCATTCAAAGCAACatacaaaaacgtgtaaaaagaAAGGCACAGATTGTCGTTTTCATTATCCCAAGCCAGCATCTCTTAGGACGTTTATTTGTCGATGCAAAACTGATGAACATGGCAAAACTCAATGCAAGTGTAAGGAAGACAACACAGCTAATGTAGCCGAATGTACATGTGAAAATGAAGGTCAGAAACATCCTGCCCCAGCAAAAGAAATTATGAAAGCAATTAAGACTGCTCTTTCTGATAAAAATGCAAGCTACAACACTGTTGAAGATTTGTTTGAAAGCCTCGGTATAGATCAAGCAATGTTTGAAGATGCATATCAATGCATTAGTCGAAATACACACGTTGTTCTGAAAAGGGATGTAAACGAGGTTTGGGTAAATCCTTACAACAAGTCACTGCTAAAATGTTGGAATGCAAACATGGACATACAGTTCGTTATTGATGCATACGCATGCATAGTATACATTATTTCTTACATTTCAAAGTCAGAACGAGAAATGGGACTACTGTTAAGTAATGCACAAAGAGAAGCAGCAAAAGagggaaatatttcagccaaggATGCCTTGAAAAATCTGGGCAGTGTGTACCTACATAACCGAGAGGTGTGCGCTCAAGAGGCAGTTTACCGCTTAACAAATATGCATCTGAAGGAATGCTCAAGGAAAGTTGTATTTGTACCAACAGGGGACAATCAAGTGAAAATGAGTTTGCCTTTAAATGTGTTAAGACAAAAGGCGGCATCACAAAATCTTACCACGGAAGACATGTGGATGACCAGTAATGTTGACCGGTATCAAAATAGACCAAATGACCTTGCATTTAACGATATGTGTATGGCGACATTTGCatcagaatatcgtgttttGAGTAAGAATGAGAAATCCAAAAACCGAATTAAACTAAACAATGATTATGGTTTCATCACTAAAAGAACACGTACAAAACCCGCAGTAGTTCGTTATATGCGCTTTTCTGAGACTAAAAATCCAGAGTCGTTTTATCAAAGCATGCTGCAGTTGTTTTTGCCATATCGGGTAGAAGCGCAGCTAAAACCTCCAAACTGTGAGTTATTTGAACAGTTTTATAAAAATGGTCAAATGATGTTCAGTGATGGTTCAAGACATTCTGTCAAGTCGGTTGTCGATTTGAACAGAAGTAAATTTGAAATTGAAGCAAATGAATTGGAAACTGTCCAGAATATGATTGATTCTGATGGGGTTTTAGAAAATGCCTGGTGTGAGCTGTTTCCTGAGCAAGAGCTAGAGCGGTTAGAATGTGAGGAGGAACGGAAAAACAAAGACCAGACCGTTGACGAACATGTAGAAAATATTCCTGATTTAGCTGTAAGTAACCAAAAAATTGCACATTTGGAAAAGCGAAATAACATCTTGAGCAGAAGTGACGGCTTGGCTTTAATTCGATCTctcaacgagacacagctgtcTGTTTTCTATCAGATTCGACAGTGGTGTTTAGAAAAGGTTGCAGGGAAAAATCCTGATCCATTACATGTATTCATTACAGGTGGTGCCGGGACAGGAAAAAGCCACCTAATAAAAGCTATTCAGTATGAAGCAACAAGATTGTTGTCAACACTCTGCCGCCTTCCTGACAACATTTGTGTTTTGATAACTGCTCCAACAGGAATTGCTGCATACAAtttgcatgcatcaactattcATCACACATTTAGCATCGGCAAAGATTGTCGCTTACCTTACACACCATTGGGGGAAGAAAAGCTCAACTCCTTACGTGCTAACTATAGTGATTTACAGCTGCTCATAATTGATGAAATATCAATGGTTGATCACAAAATGCTATCATACATTCATGGCAGATTAAgacaaattaaacaaaccggTGACCTTTACCCCTTTGGTAAAGTAAGCGTAATTGCTGTTGGAGATTTTTTCCAACTACCTCCAGTAAAAGGAAAACCTCTGTATGTAGATGATGTCGGTTTTAACTTGTGGTTTGATCGATTTAGAGTTGTGGAACTGACAGACATCGTCAGGCAGAAAGACCACGTGTTTGCCGAGTTGCTGAACAGAATAAGAACTCGTTCCAAAGGTTCCCCAATGTTAAAAACTGACATTGAAGCACTGAAACGGTGCGAAACTGGCGAAGAAAGCACAGCATTGCACATATTTCctacaaacaaacaagtaaACGAATACAACATTCAGCAGCTAATCAAAATTTGTCCTGAATATATCGAGATAGGTGCTCAGGATTTtgtacttaataaaaaaaacgggaaACTTGAGTTAAAAAGTCGACATCACGCTAACGCTAATGACACATGTTTGGCAGAAAAGTTATTGTTGGGAAAAGATGCACGCGTAATGTTGTGTAAGAACGTGGACGTTACTGATGGTCTGGTTAATGGCGTATGTGGAACTGTAACACATATTGTTACTTCTCCGAATGAGAGGTTTCCTCAAAAAGTGTATGTGAAATTTGATGATGATCAAGTTGGTGCACAGAGGAGGAAACAATCTGCAGGTTCCAATCCATCTGTTTCAATGGGTTCCACTGCTGTTGAACCAGAGGAAGAACGGGTCACAAAACAAGGTGGTTTGCGCCGACAATTTCCTCTTAAACTTGCCTGGGCTTGCACAATACATAAAGTACAAGGAATTACAGTTGACAAAGTTGTAGTGTCCctcaaaaaagtattttctgcaGGACAGGCATATGTGGCTCTAAGTCGTGTTACCAGTCTGCCCGGGTTGGTAATTCAAGATTTTGAAGATAAAGCTCTCTATTGCAAGGATAACATTAAGGATGCAATTGAGAGTATGCCCAAATTCCTGgttgaaaacatgacaaaacccAATCTCAACACGCATACTTTTTCTGTGTTTATGATGAATGTGCAAAATTTGCCTTGTCATGTTGCAGATTTAGTATTGCGCACACAGCATTTGCAGCTTAACTGTATTGCTGTTACAGAAACATGGCTACCTGATGCTTTTTCATTGGAAACCGTGAAAATTGATGGTTACAGTTTTCATAGCGCACCACGCAGTTTGGCATACAGTGGCAACAACCCCACTTTGGTTGctttgcaacaacaacaacatggtgGTGTTGGCATGTATGTTGAACACAATACAGAATATCACATTCTCAAACTACCAAATGTCAATTTGGAGTGTTTGGCTTACCAATGTgttacatacaacatattggtGGCAATCATTTATCGACCACCATCATatcccatgtttttatttaaagaaaattttGGCAAGTTACTTGATTGGCTCGATCCTCTCAGTAACACAATTGCGATCATGGGAGATTTTAATGAAGACCTTCTGAAATCATCCACAATCCACAAATTGGTAACAGACAAAGGATACACTCAGCTTGTCACACAACCCACAACAGAAAAAGGTACACTAATTGATCATGTGTATGTTAAAACAACAAATTATGATGTACAATCAATTGTGTTACCGACGTATTTCAGTGATCACGAAGGGGTTTTATGTTCGTTTACAAGTAAATGA